A portion of the Sulfuriferula sp. AH1 genome contains these proteins:
- a CDS encoding EAL domain-containing protein has protein sequence MRAGDSASRTSFAFARFLPWIILGIGLVITYAIQYEARTEAKNALQKVFDFRVKEIFGNIENRLNDYEQLLRGTAGLFAASQSIERDEFAKYVAALKLEQSFPGVQGVGYSQLIMSHDKAVHIEAIRKQGFPDYAIRPAGERSVYTSIIYLEPFNWRNQRAFGYDMFSEPVRRAAMERARDENNISISGKVRLVQETDMDTQAGFLMYMPVYRHGAPYETLSQRRANLAGWVYSPFRMNELMKGVLGKHFGEINAALDLEIYDGEVLSPQSRMYDSNKQLSFTSSIIPRAFQSVQHIDVAGHRWTVTVSSLPSFESRLKSYKVVFIMWAGIGASLLLALITWLLANGRSRALILAEQMTRELKESETRFRAMADSAPVFIWLSDSDKHCSWCNKGWLDFTGRSLEEEIGKGWLASLHPDDAARCIRIYTTAFDQRQPFQLECRLKRHDGEFRWTLGSAVPRYDDQSRFMGYIGSFIDITERKLAEDTLQKSYLEIEDLYNNAPCGYHSLDADGLIVRMNNTELAWLGYTRDAVVGKMNFQNLLTPDSLRTFQQNYPDFKAHDEVKNLDYEFIRKDGTLIPVLLSATAVRDSNGVFVMSRSIVFDVTERKEAEKIQNRLNRALRLLSDCNMALVHAEEEHKLLADICQLIVQTGGYMMVWVGYAEQDEAKTVRPVAQFGYEHGYLEQMNVTWADAERGRGPTGTAIRTGATEVNQDYLSNPRMLPWRDAAIQRGYHSSIALPMPGKKHILGALAIYSQDTDAFSPEEVKLLEELASDLAFGIETLRMRAEGEAAEEKLVFLAQHDSLTHLPNYLLLRDRFDQAVVLAQRDGNKVAMLFLDLDNFKHINDSLGHNFGDQVLLQVVERLKSCIRDTDTISRQGGDEFVILLSDVHDVNAAGDVAQKIIEAFTDAFVIEGYTISTSFSVGISLFPDDGIEFETLFKRADTALYQAKDSGRNAYRFYAQKMNTDAIEQMQMQGQLRNALKQQEFILYYQPQVDIASGRIVGAEALVRWQHPEMGLVSPAKFIPLAERSGLIIPLGEWILYEACRQARLWREKGLPDLVIAVNLSAIQFKRGNILDTVSDALARSGLPANCLELELTESILLQDIDMTMKTLQTLKRMGVKLSIDDFGTGYSSLSYLKQLAVNKIKIDQSFVRDLVDDQGDDAIVKAIIQLGHTLQLTVIAEGVETEIQLAFLRNYGCDEIQGYLFSRPVSADKFVALFPAA, from the coding sequence ATGCGTGCCGGAGATTCTGCATCCAGAACGAGTTTTGCGTTTGCCCGGTTTTTACCGTGGATAATTTTGGGCATTGGTCTTGTCATTACTTATGCAATTCAGTACGAGGCGCGTACCGAGGCTAAAAATGCACTGCAAAAAGTGTTTGATTTTCGCGTCAAGGAGATTTTCGGCAATATTGAAAACCGTTTGAATGACTATGAACAGCTGCTGCGAGGTACGGCAGGATTATTCGCTGCCTCGCAATCGATTGAACGTGATGAGTTCGCCAAATACGTCGCTGCTCTCAAACTGGAACAAAGCTTTCCCGGGGTGCAAGGGGTAGGCTACTCCCAATTAATCATGTCTCATGATAAAGCCGTGCATATCGAGGCGATCCGCAAGCAAGGCTTTCCGGACTATGCTATCCGGCCTGCTGGTGAGCGCAGCGTCTATACCAGTATCATTTACCTCGAGCCTTTCAACTGGCGCAATCAGCGCGCCTTCGGTTATGACATGTTTTCCGAGCCGGTACGCCGGGCTGCGATGGAACGCGCGCGCGACGAAAACAATATCAGCATCTCCGGAAAAGTGAGGCTGGTGCAGGAAACCGATATGGACACGCAGGCCGGGTTTCTGATGTATATGCCGGTCTATCGGCACGGTGCACCCTATGAAACGCTGTCACAACGTCGCGCCAACCTGGCAGGATGGGTGTACTCGCCATTCCGCATGAATGAGTTGATGAAGGGCGTATTGGGCAAACATTTCGGTGAGATCAATGCGGCATTGGATCTCGAAATCTACGACGGTGAAGTGCTTTCGCCACAAAGCCGGATGTACGACTCGAACAAGCAATTGAGTTTTACTTCTTCAATAATACCGCGTGCGTTTCAATCGGTTCAGCACATTGATGTTGCCGGACATCGCTGGACGGTGACGGTGAGTTCACTGCCGAGTTTCGAATCCAGACTGAAGAGTTACAAGGTGGTATTCATTATGTGGGCGGGTATCGGCGCCAGTTTGTTGCTGGCCTTGATTACCTGGCTGTTGGCGAATGGTCGTTCGCGTGCTCTGATCCTTGCGGAACAAATGACGCGAGAGTTGAAGGAAAGTGAAACCCGGTTCAGGGCGATGGCTGATTCCGCACCTGTGTTTATCTGGTTATCGGATAGCGATAAACATTGTAGCTGGTGCAATAAAGGCTGGCTCGATTTCACCGGGCGGAGTCTGGAAGAGGAGATTGGCAAAGGCTGGCTGGCTAGTCTGCATCCCGATGATGCGGCTAGGTGCATTCGGATTTACACCACGGCATTCGATCAGCGTCAGCCATTTCAGCTTGAATGCCGGCTTAAACGGCATGACGGTGAATTCCGTTGGACGTTGGGGTCCGCCGTACCTCGCTATGACGATCAGAGTCGGTTTATGGGCTATATCGGCTCTTTTATCGATATCACCGAGCGCAAACTGGCGGAAGATACGCTGCAAAAATCCTATCTGGAAATCGAGGATCTGTATAACAACGCCCCCTGCGGTTACCACTCGCTGGATGCGGACGGTCTGATTGTGCGCATGAATAATACGGAGTTGGCGTGGCTTGGTTATACGCGGGATGCAGTGGTCGGCAAGATGAATTTCCAGAATCTGCTTACCCCTGACAGCCTGCGGACTTTTCAGCAAAATTATCCCGATTTCAAGGCGCACGACGAGGTCAAGAATCTGGACTACGAATTTATCCGCAAAGACGGAACACTGATTCCGGTTCTGCTGAGCGCGACCGCTGTCAGAGACAGTAATGGCGTTTTTGTTATGTCACGTTCGATTGTGTTCGATGTAACTGAACGCAAAGAGGCTGAAAAAATCCAGAATCGGCTTAACCGCGCGTTGCGACTGTTGAGTGACTGCAACATGGCATTGGTACATGCCGAGGAAGAGCATAAGTTGCTGGCGGATATCTGTCAGCTTATCGTGCAAACCGGAGGCTATATGATGGTATGGGTAGGATATGCCGAACAGGATGAAGCAAAGACCGTGCGCCCGGTAGCGCAATTCGGTTACGAACATGGTTATCTGGAGCAGATGAACGTCACCTGGGCTGACGCAGAACGGGGACGCGGCCCTACCGGAACCGCGATAAGAACAGGGGCTACCGAAGTCAATCAGGATTACTTGTCCAATCCCAGAATGCTGCCTTGGCGGGATGCAGCCATTCAGCGCGGCTATCACTCCAGCATTGCGCTGCCGATGCCGGGCAAAAAACACATATTGGGTGCGCTCGCCATCTATTCACAGGATACGGATGCGTTCAGTCCGGAAGAAGTGAAATTGCTGGAAGAGCTTGCCAGCGACCTGGCTTTTGGTATCGAAACCTTGCGTATGCGCGCTGAAGGCGAAGCGGCGGAAGAAAAGCTGGTGTTTCTGGCGCAGCATGATTCGCTTACCCACTTGCCCAATTACCTGTTGTTGCGTGATCGCTTCGATCAGGCCGTAGTGCTTGCACAACGTGATGGCAACAAAGTGGCGATGCTCTTCCTCGACCTGGATAACTTCAAGCATATCAATGATAGCCTGGGTCACAATTTTGGCGACCAGGTGCTGCTCCAGGTAGTAGAGCGCTTGAAAAGCTGTATTCGCGATACCGATACGATCAGCCGTCAGGGCGGTGACGAATTCGTTATCTTGCTCAGCGATGTGCATGATGTGAATGCGGCAGGAGACGTTGCGCAAAAAATTATCGAGGCTTTTACCGATGCGTTTGTGATCGAGGGTTACACCATCAGCACTTCATTCAGTGTGGGTATCAGCCTGTTTCCCGATGATGGCATCGAATTCGAGACGTTATTCAAGCGCGCGGATACTGCGTTGTATCAGGCCAAGGACAGCGGACGTAATGCTTATCGATTTTATGCGCAAAAAATGAATACGGATGCCATAGAGCAGATGCAAATGCAGGGCCAATTGCGTAATGCTTTGAAACAGCAGGAGTTCATCCTCTATTACCAGCCTCAGGTCGATATCGCCAGCGGGCGTATTGTCGGGGCAGAAGCCCTGGTACGCTGGCAACATCCGGAAATGGGCTTGGTTTCCCCTGCCAAGTTCATTCCGCTGGCTGAGCGTAGCGGCCTGATCATTCCATTGGGTGAATGGATCCTCTATGAGGCTTGTCGGCAAGCTCGGCTCTGGCGAGAAAAAGGCCTGCCCGATTTGGTGATCGCCGTTAATCTTTCCGCAATACAGTTCAAGCGCGGTAATATTCTGGATACTGTGTCCGATGCGCTGGCGCGGTCAGGATTGCCGGCGAATTGTCTGGAGCTGGAGTTGACGGAATCCATCCTGCTGCAGGACATCGACATGACCATGAAAACGCTGCAAACCCTGAAAAGAATGGGGGTAAAGCTATCGATTGACGATTTCGGGACAGGCTATTCCAGTTTGTCTTATTTGAAGCAGTTGGCGGTAAACAAGATCAAGATCGATCAGTCTTTTGTACGTGATTTAGTGGACGACCAGGGAGACGATGCGATTGTTAAAGCGATTATCCAGCTGGGCCATACTTTGCAGCTTACAGTCATCGCCGAGGGGGTAGAAACTGAAATCCAGCTGGCTTTCCTCAGAAATTATGGCTGCGATGAAATTCAGGGATATCTGTTCAGTCGCCCTGTTTCTGCGGACAAATTTGTTGCTTTATTTCCAGCAGCATAA
- a CDS encoding phage holin family protein, translating to MNEGMHADSKGLFESFKVLAASLIAITHTRLDLLSTDVEEDRDRLIAILVLLLIALFCFGLGIVLLAVLIAVAFQDSYQLLILSGLTGIFLLAGAAIIGFMLQRRKAKPRLFAASLAELAKDVQQLRQRP from the coding sequence ATGAATGAAGGTATGCATGCTGACAGCAAAGGGCTATTCGAGTCTTTCAAGGTGCTGGCTGCAAGTCTGATTGCCATTACCCATACCCGGCTCGATCTGTTATCGACGGATGTGGAGGAAGATCGCGATCGGTTGATAGCGATACTCGTACTGCTGCTGATTGCGCTGTTCTGTTTTGGTTTGGGAATCGTCTTGCTAGCGGTTTTGATTGCAGTCGCGTTCCAGGATAGCTATCAACTGTTGATACTGAGCGGCCTTACCGGAATCTTCCTGCTTGCGGGGGCGGCAATAATCGGCTTTATGCTGCAACGGCGCAAGGCCAAGCCACGGCTATTTGCGGCAAGCTTGGCAGAATTAGCCAAAGACGTTCAACAACTGAGGCAACGGCCATGA
- a CDS encoding YqjK-like family protein has product MSKKLTQLVARRQYLVAATANQRARFAQNAQSWRAPLARMDRGIAAFHYIRRHPALLGGISLIIAVLRPQHRGKWLKIGLLGWQLGRKLLKNRTHYRQFLRM; this is encoded by the coding sequence ATGAGCAAGAAACTAACGCAATTAGTTGCACGGCGTCAGTATCTGGTGGCCGCGACAGCCAACCAACGTGCCCGGTTTGCGCAAAATGCCCAATCTTGGCGTGCCCCCTTGGCGCGCATGGATCGCGGCATAGCAGCGTTTCATTACATCAGACGCCATCCTGCCCTGCTCGGGGGAATTTCACTCATTATCGCAGTGCTACGCCCTCAGCACAGAGGCAAATGGCTAAAGATAGGTCTGCTTGGGTGGCAACTCGGGCGCAAACTGCTCAAGAACCGAACGCATTACCGCCAGTTTTTAAGAATGTAA
- a CDS encoding protein phosphatase CheZ, with translation MMGNTNDDLEALFDEISSQRTEVTAQTITFAELSPYGEASPDVIQENQADIPMFDRLGAIVRQLHDSLNELGYDRTLAEVAEEITDSKSRLEYVATLTEQAANKVLNAIDEGMPVQDELLKSAKEIDTGWTLLFAGKLSIEEFKVLAGDSRQFATRVASATEAEKARLMDIMMAQDFQDITGQIIKKVITISQKLEIELAQLLRDNAPAEFKEKEKGKEKDKPVDLMAGPAVPASAMQQDDVDDLLADLGF, from the coding sequence ATGATGGGCAACACCAATGATGATCTTGAAGCATTATTTGATGAAATTTCTTCGCAGCGCACTGAGGTTACTGCTCAGACAATCACTTTCGCCGAGTTGTCGCCGTACGGCGAGGCTTCCCCTGATGTGATTCAGGAAAATCAGGCCGACATCCCGATGTTTGACCGGCTGGGCGCCATTGTCAGACAATTGCATGATTCTCTTAACGAATTAGGCTATGACCGCACATTGGCTGAAGTCGCGGAAGAAATTACTGATTCGAAAAGCCGTCTTGAGTATGTAGCGACCCTGACGGAACAAGCCGCAAACAAAGTGCTGAATGCGATTGATGAAGGCATGCCAGTGCAGGACGAGTTATTGAAAAGCGCCAAAGAAATTGATACTGGCTGGACATTGCTATTCGCAGGGAAATTGAGCATTGAGGAATTCAAGGTGCTGGCAGGCGATTCCAGGCAGTTCGCCACCAGGGTTGCCAGTGCGACTGAAGCAGAAAAAGCGCGTTTGATGGATATCATGATGGCGCAGGATTTTCAGGATATAACCGGGCAGATCATCAAAAAAGTCATTACGATCTCGCAAAAACTGGAGATCGAACTGGCTCAGCTGTTGCGCGATAACGCCCCGGCAGAATTCAAGGAAAAAGAGAAGGGAAAGGAAAAAGACAAGCCCGTTGATTTAATGGCAGGCCCGGCTGTACCTGCATCAGCAATGCAGCAAGATGATGTGGATGACTTATTGGCAGACTTGGGATTCTAA
- a CDS encoding BON domain-containing protein, protein MTLPNRFAAIFSALLLVSVVGCASTPKHEGTGQYMDDTVITTKVKTAIFNEPTLKSTEINVETYKGTVQLSGFVNSRADMKKAVEVARSVEGVVAVKDQMQLK, encoded by the coding sequence ATGACCTTACCAAATCGTTTCGCAGCCATTTTTTCTGCACTTTTACTGGTTTCCGTAGTGGGCTGCGCATCGACGCCAAAACATGAGGGAACTGGCCAATATATGGATGACACCGTCATCACCACCAAAGTCAAAACAGCCATTTTCAATGAACCTACTTTGAAGTCGACCGAGATTAACGTTGAAACCTACAAAGGTACAGTGCAATTAAGCGGTTTCGTTAATTCACGCGCTGACATGAAGAAGGCGGTGGAGGTCGCCCGCAGTGTGGAAGGCGTCGTCGCCGTTAAAGATCAGATGCAACTCAAGTAA
- a CDS encoding class I SAM-dependent methyltransferase gives MLRTQMLNLVERKLRYRVLPVSINFWGERELHLGNPFKVKLSVRSPQVLGSLANPTLGKLAQNYVEQQIDLEGDIRDIIRLGEVLCDAGSCIDRKNRMNLSWLLHPRQSNSKNISYHYDVSDDFYALWLDKRLVYSCGYFKHADDSLDLAQEQKLDHICRKLDLRPGERFLDIGCGWGGLFFWAAENYGVQATGITLSENQYEHVRAEIIKRGLQGRCDVRLMDYRDMPETEQYDKIASVGMFEHVGRKNLPHYFGKIFRLLTPGGLVLNHGITAANLGTDGLGSGISEFVEQYVFPGGELVHVSNVIEAMSQQNLECVDTESLRPHYAKTLWHWVDRLEARRDEAKQLIGEKKYRIWQIYMGGSAHAFERGWMSLFQILAGKPLADGSLPYPFTREHFYGPALKPLQGFH, from the coding sequence ATGTTGCGTACACAAATGTTAAACCTGGTGGAACGGAAATTACGTTATCGGGTTTTGCCGGTCAGCATCAATTTCTGGGGTGAGCGTGAGTTGCACCTGGGCAATCCGTTTAAAGTCAAACTTTCTGTGCGCTCGCCACAGGTTCTCGGTTCTCTGGCTAATCCTACTCTGGGTAAGCTCGCCCAAAATTATGTCGAACAGCAAATCGATCTGGAAGGCGATATACGCGACATTATTCGACTTGGTGAAGTGCTATGCGATGCCGGCTCCTGTATCGATCGAAAGAACCGGATGAATTTGAGCTGGCTGTTGCATCCGCGGCAGAGTAACAGCAAAAATATCAGTTATCACTATGACGTGTCCGATGATTTTTATGCGTTGTGGCTGGATAAGCGATTGGTGTATTCCTGCGGGTATTTCAAACATGCCGATGACAGTCTCGACCTGGCTCAGGAGCAAAAGCTCGACCATATTTGCCGCAAGCTTGATTTAAGACCGGGCGAACGGTTTCTGGATATCGGTTGCGGTTGGGGCGGTTTGTTCTTCTGGGCGGCAGAAAATTACGGGGTGCAGGCAACGGGCATTACCCTCAGCGAGAATCAGTATGAGCATGTGCGTGCGGAGATAATCAAGCGGGGACTTCAGGGCCGCTGTGATGTGCGATTAATGGATTATCGCGACATGCCGGAGACGGAACAGTATGACAAGATTGCATCTGTGGGTATGTTTGAACATGTAGGCAGGAAAAATCTGCCGCATTATTTTGGCAAGATATTTCGCTTGTTGACGCCCGGCGGGCTGGTGCTGAATCATGGCATCACTGCGGCTAATCTCGGTACTGATGGCTTGGGTAGCGGTATCAGCGAGTTCGTTGAGCAATATGTTTTTCCAGGCGGTGAGCTGGTGCATGTCTCCAATGTGATCGAGGCCATGTCGCAGCAGAATCTGGAATGCGTGGATACCGAAAGTCTGCGTCCGCATTATGCCAAAACGCTTTGGCATTGGGTCGATCGGCTGGAAGCGCGGCGAGATGAAGCGAAGCAATTAATAGGCGAGAAAAAATACCGCATATGGCAGATATACATGGGTGGATCGGCTCATGCGTTCGAGCGCGGATGGATGTCGCTGTTCCAGATCCTCGCAGGCAAACCGCTGGCTGACGGCAGTTTGCCTTACCCTTTTACGCGCGAACATTTTTATGGCCCTGCCTTGAAACCGTTGCAGGGGTTTCATTGA
- a CDS encoding YbhB/YbcL family Raf kinase inhibitor-like protein, whose product MSMAITSAAFSSNGLIPARYTCDDLGISPPLAWTALPSGTRSLVLIMDDPDAPDPAAPKGTWVHWVLYNIPPGVSRLTEGVAVKELPPGTLQGMNDWQRTGYGGPCPPIGTHRYFHKLYALDRVLPDMHEPAKAILEKAMQGHVLGHAELIGRYQRRH is encoded by the coding sequence ATGTCCATGGCGATTACTTCCGCAGCCTTTTCTTCCAATGGTCTGATCCCTGCTCGCTATACGTGCGATGACCTGGGTATTTCTCCCCCGCTTGCCTGGACGGCGCTGCCCAGCGGAACCAGGAGTCTGGTGCTGATCATGGATGACCCTGATGCGCCGGACCCCGCAGCACCTAAAGGAACCTGGGTGCATTGGGTGCTATACAATATTCCGCCCGGCGTCAGCAGGCTGACTGAAGGCGTGGCGGTAAAAGAGCTGCCGCCAGGCACGTTGCAGGGGATGAACGATTGGCAGCGTACCGGTTATGGCGGCCCCTGTCCGCCTATCGGCACTCATCGTTACTTTCATAAGTTGTATGCGCTGGATAGGGTGCTGCCGGACATGCATGAACCTGCCAAAGCGATTCTGGAAAAGGCCATGCAAGGTCATGTTCTCGGTCATGCAGAATTGATCGGCCGGTATCAGCGGCGGCACTGA
- a CDS encoding YqjD family protein — MNQQLLIWYPCIDDVLHNFDMQPNNLFFYHYLEELLMANRNTLTETDFSEVTKEQLIADFKTVMADAEALIKATANQGGDALASVRAKAEQSIALAKSQIKDTEAALLARTKAAAQATDVYVHENPWQAIGISVGMGLLIGFIMGRR; from the coding sequence ATGAATCAACAGTTGCTAATTTGGTATCCATGCATAGATGACGTTCTTCATAACTTTGACATGCAACCAAACAACCTGTTTTTTTATCACTATTTGGAGGAACTACTCATGGCCAATCGCAATACACTCACTGAAACCGATTTTTCAGAGGTTACCAAAGAGCAGTTGATCGCCGATTTCAAAACGGTAATGGCCGATGCCGAAGCGCTCATCAAGGCGACAGCAAATCAAGGTGGCGATGCGCTCGCATCAGTGCGTGCCAAAGCCGAACAATCTATCGCCCTGGCTAAATCCCAGATAAAAGATACCGAAGCCGCATTGCTCGCCCGCACCAAAGCGGCAGCACAAGCGACCGATGTCTACGTTCATGAGAATCCCTGGCAAGCAATAGGAATTTCCGTTGGCATGGGGCTGCTTATCGGTTTTATCATGGGGCGCCGCTAG
- a CDS encoding chemotaxis protein CheA has protein sequence MDDMLKDFVVEALDLATNVEALLLSLERNPEDMDTLNAVFRSFHTIKGGAGFMGLPAMVSACHLTENLFDALRTCQIPVTPLAIESALQASGFVEDQLTKLANGTAPDNLPAMPEILEKILTDAIEGNAAVNPAHAADTNNRSEGGVDWAALYRAIVPGGDEIAVPVAQAVPAAANSWDGAERRGENSKETKITAPVKEDSIRVDAIKLDALLEVAGESMQAANQASVLLEKLLQYKFEDAASGLMEKLAETLGRASRYSAELQRATLATRMQPVGRLFQKFPRLVRELAKELGKEVDLNIEGAETEVDRVVVDSLYDPLVHMLRNSLDHGIELPAERTAAGKPAKSVISLKAWQEANSVIIELADDGKGMNPQVLREKAIAKGLIHESAAQTDEAAFQLVFLPGFSTKEVASSVSGRGVGMDVVKTAVEKHRGTIYIDSALGRGTRFSIRLPIELSIVPTMLVSTADAVLGMPMGIVERVVELPESFMAVAGAPVFYDQGRPLPVFSLAGVLGYVPGEERVGVVIAAPQPYILAVGAVDGTADLVIKPLTALAVTGITGTAHSAEGKLVLIVGLTFLLEGCAGGVGMAGA, from the coding sequence ATGGATGATATGCTAAAAGACTTTGTCGTCGAGGCCCTGGATCTCGCGACAAACGTAGAAGCGCTCCTGCTTAGTCTGGAGCGAAACCCGGAAGACATGGATACCTTGAATGCGGTATTCAGATCATTTCATACCATTAAAGGCGGCGCCGGTTTTATGGGCTTGCCGGCGATGGTATCAGCCTGTCATCTGACCGAAAATCTGTTCGATGCGCTCAGAACGTGCCAGATTCCCGTCACGCCGTTGGCAATCGAATCCGCGCTGCAGGCGAGCGGCTTTGTCGAGGATCAGCTTACCAAGCTGGCTAACGGTACGGCGCCCGATAATTTGCCAGCGATGCCGGAAATCCTGGAAAAGATACTGACTGACGCGATTGAAGGCAATGCCGCAGTGAATCCCGCTCATGCCGCAGATACGAATAATAGGTCCGAAGGCGGGGTCGATTGGGCGGCGCTGTATCGGGCCATCGTTCCCGGCGGCGACGAGATTGCCGTACCTGTTGCACAGGCGGTCCCGGCAGCGGCAAACTCCTGGGACGGGGCAGAACGCCGCGGCGAAAATAGCAAGGAAACTAAAATAACGGCTCCCGTCAAAGAGGACAGCATTCGTGTGGATGCGATCAAGCTTGATGCGTTGCTCGAAGTGGCGGGCGAGTCGATGCAGGCAGCCAATCAGGCCAGTGTGCTGCTGGAAAAACTCTTGCAATATAAATTCGAAGATGCGGCCTCGGGGCTGATGGAAAAGCTTGCGGAAACGCTGGGACGGGCTTCGCGTTATTCCGCTGAATTGCAACGGGCGACCCTTGCAACCCGCATGCAGCCGGTTGGCCGATTATTTCAGAAATTTCCGCGACTGGTACGCGAGCTTGCCAAGGAATTGGGCAAGGAAGTGGATTTGAATATCGAAGGAGCCGAAACCGAAGTGGACAGAGTGGTCGTCGATAGCCTGTACGATCCACTGGTACACATGCTGCGTAATTCGCTGGATCATGGTATCGAATTGCCGGCCGAGCGTACTGCTGCCGGCAAGCCGGCGAAATCGGTAATTTCCCTGAAAGCCTGGCAGGAAGCCAATAGCGTCATCATCGAGCTGGCGGATGACGGTAAAGGCATGAATCCGCAAGTGCTGCGCGAAAAAGCGATCGCCAAAGGACTTATTCATGAATCTGCTGCCCAGACTGATGAAGCGGCATTTCAACTGGTTTTTCTGCCTGGTTTTTCCACCAAGGAAGTCGCGTCGAGCGTGTCCGGTCGTGGGGTAGGCATGGACGTCGTGAAGACCGCCGTCGAAAAACATCGCGGCACGATCTATATCGATTCGGCTTTGGGCCGGGGTACGCGCTTCTCCATTCGCCTGCCAATCGAACTTTCCATTGTGCCGACCATGCTGGTCAGTACCGCAGATGCCGTGCTGGGCATGCCCATGGGAATAGTGGAACGGGTGGTGGAATTGCCGGAAAGCTTCATGGCCGTTGCCGGAGCCCCGGTATTCTACGATCAGGGGCGCCCATTGCCCGTGTTTTCTCTGGCTGGTGTGCTGGGCTATGTGCCGGGAGAAGAACGTGTCGGTGTCGTTATCGCAGCGCCACAGCCTTATATCCTTGCGGTAGGAGCTGTAGACGGTACGGCAGATCTGGTGATCAAACCACTGACAGCGCTTGCCGTAACCGGCATTACCGGAACCGCGCATTCTGCGGAAGGAAAACTGGTGCTGATAGTCGGTCTGACTTTCCTGCTGGAAGGCTGCGCGGGCGGAGTAGGGATGGCTGGCGCCTGA
- a CDS encoding Hsp20/alpha crystallin family protein → MLNTLKQASRNISREIGRAWENLSDGWRELLSRSNESLTHFSRNKAEEEAAHSMLASFPRWSLLAGEVEETDKELVVRVELPGMQKEDCHITIEGNTLYLSGEKRFERETNESTYHVMERAYGSFQRTIALPRNVDTDRAVASYRNGVLMVRLPKGGAESSKTIAVS, encoded by the coding sequence ATGCTGAATACTTTGAAACAGGCGAGCAGAAACATTAGCCGTGAAATTGGCCGGGCATGGGAGAACCTGTCGGATGGGTGGCGTGAATTGCTCAGCCGCAGCAACGAATCGCTCACGCATTTTTCCCGTAATAAGGCTGAAGAAGAGGCGGCGCACAGCATGCTCGCCAGTTTCCCACGCTGGAGTTTGCTGGCGGGGGAGGTTGAGGAAACCGATAAGGAACTGGTTGTTCGGGTAGAGCTTCCTGGCATGCAGAAAGAAGATTGCCACATCACGATCGAAGGCAACACGCTCTATCTGAGCGGGGAAAAACGTTTTGAGCGGGAGACGAATGAAAGCACTTACCATGTCATGGAACGGGCTTACGGTTCATTTCAACGTACGATTGCGCTGCCGCGCAATGTAGATACTGACAGGGCGGTCGCCAGTTACCGGAATGGCGTGCTCATGGTGCGTTTGCCAAAAGGCGGTGCCGAATCGAGCAAGACGATTGCGGTTTCCTGA
- a CDS encoding BON domain-containing protein codes for MKKMTSFHKVSLGTLLIASGLSVGFTGSAYAASDDASAPQAHSDSVGAAISDTAITAKVKARLISESSLKNSKISVTTTNGVVTLTGSASDEKAKSLAEARTKVVEGVKSVDNALQTPGNNKSGVRTKRIVSDSWITTKVKSELLADSLSKGMDVSVETIHGVVMLKGTLANQDAIDHVKDLAGKVYGVKSVDASQLKVDGK; via the coding sequence ATGAAGAAAATGACCTCATTCCATAAAGTTTCGTTAGGTACCCTCTTGATTGCCAGCGGTTTGTCTGTCGGTTTCACGGGTTCAGCCTATGCCGCTTCCGATGATGCGTCTGCACCGCAGGCGCATAGCGATAGCGTGGGTGCCGCGATCAGCGACACAGCGATTACCGCCAAAGTGAAAGCCCGATTAATAAGCGAATCCAGTCTCAAGAACTCAAAAATCAGCGTCACTACCACCAATGGCGTAGTGACGCTCACCGGCTCGGCCAGCGATGAAAAGGCAAAATCCCTGGCCGAGGCCAGAACCAAAGTAGTTGAAGGGGTCAAGAGCGTCGACAATGCCCTGCAAACACCGGGTAACAACAAGAGCGGGGTCAGGACCAAACGCATCGTATCCGATAGCTGGATCACCACCAAGGTGAAATCCGAATTGCTTGCCGACAGCCTCAGCAAAGGCATGGATGTAAGCGTGGAGACCATACACGGCGTGGTGATGCTGAAAGGCACATTGGCAAACCAAGATGCCATCGATCACGTCAAGGATCTCGCCGGCAAAGTGTATGGCGTCAAAAGCGTGGATGCCTCCCAGCTCAAAGTCGATGGCAAATAA